The region CGGCTCCACGGCCCTCGCGGCCTGCCGGATCGCGCGCGCCCGCGGCGCGTCACGGATCGTGCTGGCGGTTCCCGTGGCGCCGCACGACTGGTCGGCCCGCCTCGGAGGCGCGGCGGACGAAGGAGTCTGTCTGCACACCCCCCGGCTCTTCTATGCGATCGGTCAGTTCTACGCCGACTTCGGGCAGACGAGCGACAAGGAGGTCATCGCCTGCCTGGAGCGGAGCCGCGCGGCGCACGCCGCGTCCGACGCATCGCCGGCTGAGGGCAGCGCCTCCCCGGAGCACGCTCCCCCTCCCTATGACAGGGAGGTCCGGATACCGGCCACAGGCGCCGCGCTCGACGGGCGGCTGACGGTACCCCGCGGCGCCCCCGGGATCGTCCTCTTCGCCCACGGCAGCGGCAGCAGCAGGAAGAGCCCACGCAACCGCTTCGTCGCCACCGGGCTGAACCGCGCCGGTCTCGGCACCCTTCTGTTCGATCTGCTCACCGAGGCCGAGGCGGTGAACCGGGACAACGTGTTCGACACGGCCCTGCTCGCCCGCCGTCTGATCCAGGCGACCGAATGGCTGCGTGAGCAGCCCGGCACCCAGGACATGGAGTTCGGCTACTTCGGTGCCAGCACAGGCGCCGCCGCCGCGCTGTGGGCCGCGGCGGAGCCCACGGCGGACGTCGCGGCAGTCGTCTCCCGCGGGGGCAGGCCGGACCTGGCCGGCGCCAGGCTGCCGGAGGTGAAGGCTCCGACGCTGCTCATCGTCGGGGGCCGGGACCACGTCGTACTGGACCTCAACCGGCAGGCCGCGGCGCGCCTGAGCTGCGAGCATCAGCTGGCCGTCGTCCCCGGCGCCACCCATCTCTTCGAGGAACCCGGCACCCTGGATTCGGCCGCCGAGCTGGCCACGGACTGGTTCAGCAGGCATCTCGCCTCCGCCGTCCCGAGCGCGGGAGCCCACAGGCGACCCGGGCGTTGATGATCGCGTTGATCATCAACGCGATGGCCAACGCACCTGGACCGGCTACAGATTGCCCATCGGCTCGATGTCCACCTTCACCGGTGTGCCCCAGATGCGCAGCACCTCGTAGTCCGTGAACTCGTGGACCAGGCGGTAGGCCATGCCGGGGCGCGGGGTGCGGCGCTCCGCGGCGAGATACCGCTCCGCCTCGACGCGGTCGCGGCGCGGGGTGCCGCACAGCTGCCACGCCTGGCCCGTCCACACCTCCGGCAGCCAGCGCTGCTGGGGCTGGGGGCGGTCGGCCCGCACGCCGTACCGGGACATCGTGCGCTCGGGTGCCTCGTCGGCGCCGCTGGGGCGGCCCTGCGGGAAGGCGTCGTTGACCTCGGTGCGGCGGGCGGTGCGCCGCCGCGTCTCGCAGAGCAGACAGAGGTCGACGGCGCCCTCGTCCACCGGGCCATTGGGGTGCTCGGCGCAGCGCGTCGTGGGCACCGCCGTCGTCACCGTCTCCTCCAGCAGGTCCAGCGCCCGCTTCAGGTCGGCCTTCACCTCGTGCAGCTTCGCGTCGGGCGTGTCGGCGTTCAGCGCGTCGCCGTGCTCGCCGAGCACGCGCAGGGCGCGGCCGAGGGCGGTCAGCTGTGCGTGGTTCACGGTGGTGGATTCCCTCCCGGGTCGGTGTCCTGCCCCTCCTTCGAAGAATCGCACACGCCACTGACAGCGCCTCCGCCCCCGACGGCCCCCACACCTCCGACCGTCCTCCCGAGGCCGAAGAAGTACGTCGCCGCGAACCCCACCGCGTACCCGGTGAGCAGCCCGCCCGCGTAGATCGCCGCCGTCAGGGCCAGTCCGCCCGTGCCCTTGAGCAGGGGGAACAGCGCCCAGCCCGAGGGGCCGATCGCCGTGGAGCCGATCTTGTCGCCGAGCATCGAGAAGAAGCCGACGAACGCGCCGCCCGCCGCCCCGCCCGCGCAGGCGGTGACGAAGGGGCGGCCGAGGGGGAGCGAGACGCCGTAGATCAGGGGTTCGCCGACGCCCAGGAGGCCCGCGGGCAGCGCCGACCTGATCGTCGTACGGAGGGACTGGTCGTGGTGGAGGCGGACGTAGACCGCGAGTGCCGCGCCGACCTGCCCGGCGCCCGCCATCGCCAGGACGGGGAGCAGGACCGTGTAGCCCTGCTGCTGGATGAGGGTGGTGTGGAGCGGGATCAGGGCCTGGTGCAGGCCCAGCATCACCAGGGGGAGGAACAGGCCGCCCAGGACCAGGCCCGCGAAGACGCCCGTGTGGTCGAGGAGCCAGTTCGCGCCGGTCCCGATGGCCGTCGACAGCTCGCCCGCCGTGTACATCAGGGCGTAGAGCGTCACCAGGCCGGTGATCAGGACGGTGAGGGTGGGGGTGACGAGGACGTCGAGGGCTTCGGGGACCCAGCGGCGGCACCACTTCTCCACGTACGTTCCCAGGAGCGCGGCGGCCAGTGCGCCGAGTACCCCGCCCTGGCCCGGTGCCAGGGTCATGCCGAAGGCCGTCACCTTCGCGACCCCCGCGTACACGACGATCGCCGCCACCGCCCCGCCCAGGACCGGGGTGCCGCCGAACTCCTTCGCCGTGTTGTGGCCGACGAAGACCGCGATCAGGGCCATGAAGCCGGAGGCGATCGCGGCGAGGGCGGGGGTGAGGGAGGGGAGCCACCCCAGATTGACCAGCAGGCCGCCCAGGCCCGCGATGACTCCGCAGCCGATCAGGGCGGGGATCAGGGGGACGAAGATGTTCGCGATCCGGCGGAGGAGGAGTTTGAGAGGGGTGGCGTTGCGCTGTTGCCGGGCCGCCTTCCACTGGGCGCCGCGTGCGGCCAGCACGTCGGCCGTGCTGGTGACGAGCGCCTCGAACTCGGGGGTCACCCGCGCGACCGTGCCCGGTCCCAGGACGATCTGGTAGCTGTCGTCGTCCGCGACCACGCCGAGTACGGCGGGCAGGGACCTGAGAGCGTCCTCGCGTACGAGCGTCCGGTCCCGCAGGCCCAGGCGCAGGCGGGTCATGCAGTGGGCGACGGAGGTGATGTT is a window of Streptomyces mirabilis DNA encoding:
- a CDS encoding PTS transporter subunit EIIC, which codes for MRTTNDLTPHAATAAAILPLVGGAANITSVAHCMTRLRLGLRDRTLVREDALRSLPAVLGVVADDDSYQIVLGPGTVARVTPEFEALVTSTADVLAARGAQWKAARQQRNATPLKLLLRRIANIFVPLIPALIGCGVIAGLGGLLVNLGWLPSLTPALAAIASGFMALIAVFVGHNTAKEFGGTPVLGGAVAAIVVYAGVAKVTAFGMTLAPGQGGVLGALAAALLGTYVEKWCRRWVPEALDVLVTPTLTVLITGLVTLYALMYTAGELSTAIGTGANWLLDHTGVFAGLVLGGLFLPLVMLGLHQALIPLHTTLIQQQGYTVLLPVLAMAGAGQVGAALAVYVRLHHDQSLRTTIRSALPAGLLGVGEPLIYGVSLPLGRPFVTACAGGAAGGAFVGFFSMLGDKIGSTAIGPSGWALFPLLKGTGGLALTAAIYAGGLLTGYAVGFAATYFFGLGRTVGGVGAVGGGGAVSGVCDSSKEGQDTDPGGNPPP
- a CDS encoding phosphoribosyltransferase family protein; translation: MIFADRTDAGRRLAARLHHLKGQDLVVVGLPRGGVPVAAQVAEALGAPLDVCLVRKLGVPFQPELAMGAIGEEGVRVINEEVLRATGVTDRALAAVEEHERGVLKQRARHYRGERAPARYEGRTVLVVDDGLATGSTALAACRIARARGASRIVLAVPVAPHDWSARLGGAADEGVCLHTPRLFYAIGQFYADFGQTSDKEVIACLERSRAAHAASDASPAEGSASPEHAPPPYDREVRIPATGAALDGRLTVPRGAPGIVLFAHGSGSSRKSPRNRFVATGLNRAGLGTLLFDLLTEAEAVNRDNVFDTALLARRLIQATEWLREQPGTQDMEFGYFGASTGAAAALWAAAEPTADVAAVVSRGGRPDLAGARLPEVKAPTLLIVGGRDHVVLDLNRQAAARLSCEHQLAVVPGATHLFEEPGTLDSAAELATDWFSRHLASAVPSAGAHRRPGR